In Candidatus Nealsonbacteria bacterium DGGOD1a, one DNA window encodes the following:
- a CDS encoding DUF86 domain-containing protein: MTTINVIESKLKAIDEYYSQLLEYRKHSQKDLEGDATLKGALERYLYLLCQSAIDLGEAVIALKDFYRPGSYAEIFETLKEKEVISLELAQKMIRMTGFRNSIIHDYQKFDFAIAYEVLMSGIDDIKKFESIIKKYLNL, translated from the coding sequence ATGACAACAATCAATGTTATTGAATCAAAACTAAAAGCCATTGATGAATATTACTCGCAATTGCTTGAATATCGGAAACATTCGCAAAAAGATTTGGAAGGCGACGCCACGCTCAAAGGCGCTTTGGAGCGGTATCTATATTTGCTTTGCCAATCCGCAATTGATTTGGGCGAAGCGGTAATCGCTCTCAAAGATTTTTACCGGCCCGGATCATACGCAGAAATTTTTGAAACCCTGAAAGAAAAAGAGGTTATCTCATTGGAATTGGCGCAAAAAATGATTAGAATGACCGGCTTTCGTAATTCAATAATTCACGATTACCAAAAATTTGATTTTGCCATTGCCTATGAAGTTTTAATGTCAGGCATTGATGATATTAAGAAATTTGAATCAATTATCAAAAAGTACTTGAATTTGTAA
- a CDS encoding nucleotidyltransferase domain-containing protein, with amino-acid sequence MDDIENNLQKYKDLMEGLARKMPQIVLAYIFGSTATNRRGPMSDYDFAVYLNEPDKKKRYDIKFQLMGELSNALKTNKVDVAVINDTDNINLKYAIISESKVIFEKEPHKIIVESRILNEYFDFRIFIDTYQKTK; translated from the coding sequence ATGGACGATATTGAGAATAATTTGCAAAAATATAAGGATTTGATGGAGGGTTTGGCGCGCAAGATGCCCCAGATCGTTTTGGCGTATATTTTTGGCTCCACAGCAACCAATAGGCGCGGGCCGATGAGCGATTACGATTTCGCGGTCTATTTGAATGAACCGGACAAAAAAAAGAGATATGACATTAAATTCCAATTGATGGGCGAGCTGTCGAACGCGCTAAAAACCAACAAAGTTGATGTGGCGGTGATAAACGATACAGACAATATAAATCTAAAATACGCGATCATCAGCGAAAGCAAAGTTATTTTTGAAAAAGAGCCACATAAGATTATTGTGGAATCAAGAATTTTAAATGAATATTTTGATTTCAGAATTTTTATTGACACATATCAAAAAACAAAATGA
- the recR gene encoding recombination mediator RecR: MYSPSIQKLIDRFSKFPTVGPRTAARFVFYLMRLDNAKVKELIQAITDMKVNIKTCPMCFNIYESEKTLCPVCANVKRDKTQLCVVAGETDLATIEKTKIYKGLYFVLGGTVSTLHKESLSGLRIAELENRVKTSQSIKEIILAINPTSEGYATILYLEKILKPLGKRITKLGVGLPMGGELEYADEETLSSALEGRKQIA, encoded by the coding sequence ATGTATTCCCCTTCCATTCAAAAACTAATCGATAGGTTTAGTAAATTTCCCACTGTTGGGCCGCGAACGGCGGCGCGGTTTGTTTTTTATTTGATGCGGCTGGATAATGCCAAGGTGAAAGAACTTATCCAAGCCATTACGGATATGAAGGTGAACATCAAAACCTGCCCGATGTGCTTCAATATCTATGAATCGGAAAAGACGCTGTGTCCGGTTTGCGCGAATGTCAAACGCGATAAAACCCAGCTTTGCGTGGTGGCTGGCGAAACCGATCTGGCAACTATAGAAAAAACAAAAATCTATAAAGGTTTATATTTTGTTTTGGGCGGTACGGTTTCGACCTTACACAAAGAAAGCCTGTCCGGATTGCGCATCGCCGAACTGGAAAACCGCGTCAAAACCAGCCAATCGATCAAGGAAATTATTCTAGCCATAAACCCGACTTCCGAAGGCTACGCTACGATCCTCTATCTTGAAAAGATCCTAAAACCTTTAGGCAAAAGAATCACCAAATTAGGCGTGGGCTTGCCAATGGGCGGCGAACTGGAATACGCCGACGAGGAAACCTTAAGTTCGGCGCTGGAAGGCAGGAAACAAATCGCTTAA